TCAATCTTCCACTTTTGACCCTCgtccaacttctccaaaaTGGTGCAACTATGCCCGACCACCAGCAAGCCCGGGGGACGCGAGCCAATGGCCTCCACCGCCTCGACGAGATATTGTAGAGTGGTTCTGGTGACTCTCTGGTCATGGCAAGAAGCTCTTTCTATCACAGCACAAGGAGTGGACAGATCCCAGCCGGGAGTGGCAGAAATGGCCTCCATAAGTCGGTCAACTCGATGCAGAGCCATCAGAAAAATGACTGTTCGCGACTTGACAAACTCGGGAATCACAGGCATGGCTCCCTTTCGTCCAGTACCCGTACAGATGAGCACCTGGTCAGCCACATCTCTGTGGGTAGGTGGAATGTTTGCCGCCAGCGGGGCAGATAGAGCCGATGTGATGCCCGGAACAACCTCGGGCTTGTATCCGTGGCCGGCAAAAAAGATGtattcttctcctcctcgcccGTAAATGTACGGATCTCCCTGTTTAAGTCGAACCACCATTTTGCCTTGTTTCAGGCCGTCGAGACCGCgctccagaagctcagTCTGGGCGGCCTCGGCATTTCCGGGGTACTTTTTGGCGATAAACACCTCGGTGGCCCGCGGAATGAGATCCAGAACCGACTCCGGCACCAACTTATCTGCCAAAATCAGATCAGCACTGTTGATGCGCTCCAGAGCAGCGGAAGTGAGATACTGAGCAGATCCCGGCCCAGATCCAATCAATGCAATGTGGGCTTTtgaagacgaggaagaagaatCAACAACTGCGGGAGCCGAGTCATCTTCCTGGCCGTTTTGCTGACTCTCTTTGGCGTCGGCTTCTTGAGAACTATGATAAGCTCTGTTAAGATCATCAATGGAAACATTGGCGAGCTTTCCCAAAGGGAAATACTCCACCAGCTGGCTCAACCATCGTAGTcgttgttttttcttctgGATGAACGTCTCCGAGTCCTCCACAACAAGCACATTGAGTCGCTTCTGCTCGGcgtcgtcatcctcctGGCCAATGTCCTCTGCCTCAAACACATCCTTgagatcctcctcgtagATTCTCTCTCGCAGCGAACCAATCTTGTTGCAAATCTCGTCCACGTTGGCCGGCAGAGCCGCCACCATTTCTCGTTTGAGACGATTGGCCAGTCGGCAGCCCTTGCCGGAGGTGGTGACTCCAAACTGAAAGTCGCCGTCGGCATACGACGCCAGAAACGTGAAAGAACAGTACTCGGGGTGTCCCGCAACGTTGAGAGGAACCCGTAAAGACAAACACTGTCGATACAATGACCCCAGATCAACCTCCTCATGCTGATGAACCCCAACCACAAGAACCTGATCCACAACTCCAGACACCTCGTCCCGGCCCAGCGACGTCACGTGGCGGAA
The Yarrowia lipolytica chromosome 1A, complete sequence genome window above contains:
- a CDS encoding uncharacterized protein (Compare to YALI0A01133g, similar to Saccharomyces cerevisiae MET1 (YKR069W); ancestral locus Anc_5.651, similar to uniprot|P36150 Saccharomyces cerevisiae YKR069w MET1 siroheme synthase): MQLLTAQKIDGHRHIITGQSNLAFSRAQRSLECGAQPIYVGTQLPEALKDLVKTGKVEHVDESFQFRHVTSLGRDEVSGVVDQVLVVGVHQHEEVDLGSLYRQCLSLRVPLNVAGHPEYCSFTFLASYADGDFQFGVTTSGKGCRLANRLKREMVAALPANVDEICNKIGSLRERIYEEDLKDVFEAEDIGQEDDDAEQKRLNVLVVEDSETFIQKKKQRLRWLSQLVEYFPLGKLANVSIDDLNRAYHSSQEADAKESQQNGQEDDSAPAVVDSSSSSSKAHIALIGSGPGSAQYLTSAALERINSADLILADKLVPESVLDLIPRATEVFIAKKYPGNAEAAQTELLERGLDGLKQGKMVVRLKQGDPYIYGRGGEEYIFFAGHGYKPEVVPGITSALSAPLAANIPPTHRDVADQVLICTGTGRKGAMPVIPEFVKSRTVIFLMALHRVDRLMEAISATPGWDLSTPCAVIERASCHDQRVTRTTLQYLVEAVEAIGSRPPGLLVVGHSCTILEKLDEGQKWKIEEGYHTGAGETLKGFSALA